ACGATCACGAGTGTTGTGCTGGGGCGCTTCTCCATTTCTGGAAGAATAATTGTCAGAAAAAAAGGAGCAAGGGAATCAAGCCTGAACTCTCCTGCTTCCAACTTCTATTTCAAGTCTTCCAGCGCATCCCGGATGGCCACGGTGATGTCACGACCCCCATCCCCCCCGATTCGAGCGTCGATCTCCTCGAGGCGGTGGATCCACTCGGTGACTTCCTTTCTGGTATAGGGACCTCCTGCGGCTTCGCAGAAATGGGTGCGGCATCCGAAGGGTCGTCCCTCGTAGATCATGCAGCGTGACGTGTAGGGGTGAAGCAGCGGACAGGCTCCATCCTCGCGCTTCGGTAATTCCTTTCTACCCGCGGCGCGAACAGCCTTAGCTGCCGTGAGTGCCTCTCCCTTGGTCAGGACGGGAGTCGCCCCCGTGAGTTGAAAACGGCAGCACTCGGTCAGCAGGGTACAGTTACGCTCGGGAGGGTTAGCCTTGAGTTCCGCATAGATCTGACGGACACCGGCAATAGCCTCCTCGGTATCGCGACGAGGATCGGAAGTCTTGTGGGGATTGCGGCGGCGCATCGGGAAGGAAAATTATGAAGGATGAATTATGAATGATGAAGGGTTGAAGCCTTGGTTCTCTTTGAAATCGTCGTCAGGATGGCGATGAGCTCATCACATTCCCTGCTGAGTTCCTTGGTTTTCAGAAGCGGAAGAATGTCTGATTCAACCAGCAAATCCAACCAGTATGCGGTTTCATCGAGTTCTTTCAGGCAATCCCCGATCTTGGCAATGAACTCGTTTCTCGATCGTGATCGATTGGCTTCACGATAATTCGCTCCCACGGAAGTACCGGATCTCAGAACCTGTTTTCCCAGAGTTTGTGCCAGGGTGTTTTTCGGAAGGGCGCTATAGAGCCTGATCACCCTCAGGGCGAATGTCTTCGTCCTAGCGGATAGGTCGGCGGCTGGTTTCTTTTCATCATTCATCATTGACGGCACTTTGCCCCCGCAAAGCTGTGCCGCCCTAATGGGCTGCTCCTGAGTCGCAGTCTTACGCGCCGCTCCCGAGCGGCTTGTTTCATCCTTCATAATTCTTAATTCATCCTTTCTTCAGATTGCTGTACCGCAGGCACTGGCACTGGCCCAGGCCCATTGGAAGTTATAGCCGCCTAGCCAGCCCGTGACATCCACAACTTCACCGATGAAATAAAGGCCCGGAACCTTTCTTGATTCCATTGTCTTGGAAGAGAGTTCGCCGGTGTCGATACCGCCGCAGGTGACCTCCGCCTTCGGATATCCCTCCGTCCCGGAGAAGGACTGCTTCCATCCATGAAGCGATGCATCGAGTCTCTCAATCTCCTCCTTGCTGCAACTTGCAAGTGGCTTCTCGGGTGCATTCCTAGAACACCATGACTCGGCAAAGCGCCGCGGCCAGATTTTGGAAAGACTCTGCAATGCCGTTGTGCCGCTGCGGATTGTTGACGCGAAAGCCTCCGAATCTGTTTTCTCAGGGAGAAGGTTGATTGCGAGAGGGGAAGTTCCATCCCAATAAGAGGAGATCTGGAGGGCTGCCGGGCCGCTGAGTCCTCGATGGGTGAAGAGCATGGCCTCCTCGAATCGACGGCCTCCGGCAGTGATTCGCACTAGGAGAGCCACCCCTGCAAGTGGTTCGTAAAAGTTTTTTTCCGAGGATTGGAAGGTGAGGGGAACGAGCCCTGGGCGGAGTTCCGTCACTCCGATTCCGAACTTCCGGGCGATCCGATAGCCGAGATCACTCGCGCCGAGCTTTGGAAAGGAGAGCCCTCCAGTGGCCATGACCAAGGCATCGGATTGAAAGGTTCCCCGGGATGTGTGAATAACGAACTTGTCTCTCTTTTCCACCTCACGGACATCGCAGTGGGAGAGGACCCTGACTCCGGCTTCGCGGCATTCGCTCTCTAACATTCCGATGATCTGACGCGAACTGCCGTCGCAGAACTGCTGTCCCAGCTTTTTTTCATGGTAGGCGATGCCATGCTTTTCTACGAGCCCGATGAAGTCCCAGGGGGTGTAGCGGGCCAGTGCCGATTTGCAGAAGTCTGGGTTCTCGGAGAGGTAGTTCTCTGCGGAGGCGTTAATATTGGTGAAGTTACAGCGTCCGCCGCCGGAGATCTCGATCTTCTTTCCAAGCCGTTCGTTGTGTTCCAGAAGAAGGACCCTCTTTCCACGATTCGCCGCTGTGAAGGCGCAGAACATACCACCACCACCACCGCCAATCACAATGACATCATACTGTTCGGGTATCTCCGTGCTCACCAGATAGTCATGACAGAGGGGGGCTGCGTGTGGAACAAGGGAAAGTATGAATGCTGAAGTATGAGGGATGAGTTGGTGAGTGAAAAAGGCGCGATTGCCAGGACTTTTATACTTCATCACTCATAATTCATCCTTCTCTCCCGTCCGTTCCTTGGTGACTTGGGCGTCTTTAGTGCGTAGATTCCTTGCCTTATGGAAAAACACCGCTTCGACAGCCTTGGGCTCTCACCTGAAATCCTCAAGGCAGTCGCCCAGCTTGGCTTTGAGGAGGCCACGCCGATTCAGTCAGCCGCTATTCCGGTCCTGATGGAAGGCGGAGATCTGGTGGGACAGTCTCAGACAGGCTCCGGGAAGACGGCAGCATTTGCAATTCCTGCGATCGAAAAAGTTGACCCCGCGAGCAAGGCCGTTCAGGTCCTGATTCTTTGTCCCACCCGCGAACTCGCCGAGCAGGTCGCCGACGAGGTGCACCGCTTGACTGCCTTCAAGCGCTCTATCCACTCGGTGCCCATCTATGGTGGCGCCTCCTATGACCGTCAGCTTTTTGAGCTCAAGAAAGGTGTTCAGATCGTCATCGGCACCCCCGGACGCATCATCGACCATCTTGAGCGCGGCACCCTCAAGCTGGATCAGCTCAAGGTCGCGATCTTGGACGAGGCCGACCGCATGCTCGATATGGGTTTCCGCGACGATATCCAGAAGATCCTGGATGCGACGCCCGATGAGCGTCAGACGGTCTTCTTCTCCGCCACTCTCTCAGGTCCGATCAAGCAGCTCATCAGCCGCTACTCCCGCGATGCCAAGACTGTCGCGATCGAGCGAAAGGATGTTGCCGCTCCTGACATCGAGCAGTTCTTCTACGAGATCCCGCCCCGCGGCAAGACCCAGGCCCTGATTCGTCTGGTGGACTTTCACGCCTTTCGACTCGGCATTATTTTCTGCAACACCCAGCGCATGGTGGACGAGCTTGCCGATGCCTTGCTGGCGCAGGGATTCTCGGCAGACCGCCTCCATGGTGGCATTACCCAGGCCCAGCGCACGCGTGTCATGAACAAGTTCAAGAACTCCGAGTTTGAGTTCCTGGTAGCCACCGATGTCGCCGCCCGAGGCATCGATGTTGATGCCCTGGAGGTAGTGATCAACTACGACCTTCCGCATGATCCCGAGGATTACGTCCATCGTATCGGCCGCACCGGTCGTGCCGGCCGCAAGGGAATGGCTGCGACCTTCGTCACAGGCCGCGATATCTACAAGATCCAGTATCTCGAGAAGTTCACCCACTCACGTATTCGCAGAGCGAATATCCCAACCTCTTCCGAGGTGGAGGGAAAGCGTTCCGAGCAGATGTTCGGGAAGGTTCAGGCCCTTTTGGCCTCGCGGAATTTCACCGACCAGACCCAGTTCACCGACCGGTTAATGGAAGAAGGTTTCCAGGCTACGGAGGTCTGCTCCGCTCTCTTCTCACTTCTGCTTGGTCAGAGCGGCGGAGAAGAGTCCTTCTCAGCGCCGAAAGTTTCTGGCAAGAGCGAGTTCCCCATTGAGTTGCCAGACCATGAGGGATTCGCCCAGCCAAAGGGTTTCAAGAAAGGGAACTTCCAGCCGCGTGAGACAGGTATTGTCTCGCCCTACGCAGCTCAGGGTTCTTCGGGAGGGGGTGCGAAGCCGGGCTTTAAACCTGCGGTGAAGCCTTCATTTAAGCCTTCTTTCAAGGCTCCCTTTGAGAAAGGAAAGCCCAGCAAGTTCGCCAAGGGATTCAAGAAGGATCGGGGTTCAAGATAGTGAACCGATGACTCGCGCAGAGGCGCAGAGGCGCGGAGTTTTTTAATCTGGATGCATCGGATGCGTAGCAACGGCCAAGCAAGCAAATCAGAAGAACCAGGCGCGAAGAAACGGCCAGAGATGCCAACTCAAGAGCTTTGGGGAAAACATGAAAGGGATCTGTCTTAAATCCCTCTGCGCCTCTGCGCCTCTGCGCGAGTTTTTTGTATTTCTCTGGCTCTCTGGAATGGGTCTTCACGCGGATGTCTCGATGCCGCCGATTTTTGGCGATCACATGGTGCTTCAGCAGGGAGTGACTCTTCCTGTGTGGGGTTCAGCCTCGCCTGGCGAACATGTCTCCCTCTCAGTCGGTAATCTCTCCGAGGAGACTGTGGCCGATGCATCTGGAAAATGGAGGATCACCTTGCGTCCATTGCTATCATCATCCGCCCCCTTGGTCATGGTGATCAATGGAAACAACCGCTTGGAACTCCATGATGTCATCGTGGGCGATGTCTGGCTCTGTGCCGGCGAGGCGAATATGGCCTTCTCCCTTTCCGATGCGACTGTCGGCAAGGAATCGGATGAGAAAATCGCTGATGAGAAGCTACGTTTTTTTCAGTACGAAAACACCGTTGAGCTGAAGAATGCTCATGGGACTCAAGTCGGAACACAAGCCGTTCCGAGAAAAGGGCGATGGGTTGTCTGCTCCCCCGAGAGCGCCCCCGCTTTCTCCGCCGTGGGATATTTCTTTGCGAGAGACCTGAGAACTTCCCATCACCTTCCGATAGGGATGATCCAGTGCACAAGCGAGGACTCGCCCATCGGCTCCTGGATCAGTCAGCGCGGGCTTACCAAGCCACCCTCCATCTCCCCATCTCCGGATCGAGAGACACGAAATTCCCAACGCGGCTTGTGTTTCGAGCAACTAATCCATCCGCTCATCCCCTACGGCATTGCTGGGATTATTTGGTATCAGGGCGAGTCTGATGAGGGGAGCGCTGCCCTGCAGTACCGTCGTATTCTTCCCCGTATGATCCGTGACTGGAGAGAGAGATGGGGGGAGGGACCCATCCCCTTTTATTTTGTGTCACAAGCCGGATTTGGGAATGAGGAGGGTTCAGCCGTCGAGAGCTATCATGCTCAGACTGGTAACCCGGCACTGGGTCGCGCGCTGCCCTGGCTCAGGGAGGGAACTGCCTGTTCACTCTCTCTGCCATTCACCGGGATGGCCCAGGCCAGTGATCTCGGTATCGCGGACGAGAGGATTCCTCCTGACAAGCTGGATGTGGGGAGACGTCTGGCCCTGCTGGCCCGGCACCGTGTTTATGGAGAGGAGATCGTGGATTCGGGCCCTCTCTATCGCGGGATGAACGTAGAGAAGGGTAAGGATGGGGGTAACGATAAAGTCCGGGTTGATTTTGACTCTGTGGGGGGAGGTCTTGTGTTGGGTGTCTCTCCTTGGAAATCGGAGGGCTTTTCCCCATCACTTGTCACTTCTCTCAAGGGATTCGCGCTTGCGGGCAGCGACCGCAAGTGGTTCCCGGCCCAAGGACGTATCGAGGGCGACACGGTTTTGCTTTGGAGTGATGCCGTTCCCCATCCCAAGTCCGTCCGGTATGGATGGAGAGGTTTCCCAAAAGGGACACTCTACAATAAGGAAGGGCTTCCCGCAGCTCCCTTCCGCTCCGACACAGATCAACCGGAGTAAAAAACCCAATCGTGGATTTTACAGAACACCCTTCAGGTTTCAACTTTCAGCTTTCAGGTTTTCCATCTCACCGTTCTTCTGACACAAAGATGCTATGAGGAGTCTTCTGCGCGTATCAGTCATGCTGCTCCTGCTCCTCTCTTTCCAGAGTCTGAGGGCCGCAGGCGGTGGGAAGCCATCGACTCTCCGGCTACCATCGCCGACTCCCTCGACAGATACGATCAATCAGCCTCTCTCTGCTTCATCGCTCAGGATTTCCCAAAAGGCTCTCTTCATGCGTGTGATCCAGGCACGACTCTTTCATGACGGCATCTGGACGCTCGGGGATGCGTCGCAAACTCCAGTGACTGTGGCCCGGACGATTGCCTCACTTCATCCCAGTTTTGTGACCGGTCTTCTTCGGATCGTCGATCATGGGGCACTGAGTCACAGCGAGGAAGAGGCATTCTCCACAGTCCGCTCTGCTGTTCAGGCCTCCTCGAAAGGATGCCGCTTCGATGTCGTGCTGAACGCGGCTGAGGAGCGTTCGGGTGACCTGATCATCAGGCACATGAAGGAGATCACGACTCGCATTCATCCTGATGCATGGACGTTTTATGTCTCTCCTAATGACACTACGGTGAATCCCGAAGTCTTTGAGCAGGGGATAGCTGCCGCTCATGCCGCAGGTCAGATGGTCGGATACGATGGGCCTCTCTCCCTAGTTCCGGAAGGAATCGATTATCTTGTTGTTCGCGCTTGGGATCTCAAGGTCTCCAGGCACCAGATCGATCTTCTCAAGGCCGCCAATCGTGTTCCGCTGATTGTGGAACTTCCGACGACCTTCGGTGCCCAGCCCTCTCCCGAGGTCTCCTCCTATGTAAATGAACTGAGCCCTCAAGATCGTGCCGCTTCCCTAACCTCACTGGCCGAGAACCAGAGCGCCTGGGGTTATCGTTTCGCTTATCCAGTTTTCTACCCGCTTTGCCCGACAAAGCATGCCTTTGACGCAACCAAGGATCCCATCCTGATGGTGACGATCCGCTCGCTCCTGACCCGCTTGAATTAAGGAAGCGCTATTCCTTAAGAAGTGATCCGGCTTGCCCGGCAATCCCGGAGCTGTCATTTTCTGATTCTTAGCCATCCTGTTCGGATGCCAAGACCCCGTAGTTCAACGGATAGAATAGGAGTTTCTATTTAGGGTAGTGTAAATGTCCATTCTACAGAGTAAATGAACCAAATGGAACTTGACCGAATCAGTCTGATCCCTTATGTTTTCCCTTATGCCCTCCGTATGGATCAACCCCGCCAATAGCCGTTTCTATGCTTGCGAATATATAGACGCTCACGGAAAGAGGGCAATCCGCTCAACTAAACAGCTCAATAAAAAAGACGCCTTAAGGGTTGCGAATGAGTGGGAGGAGTTCGCCGCCGCCGCTAGGTCAGGGGAGGCGACCCGTCATCAAGCCGAGGCCGTGGTCAACCGATCTCTTGAGATTGCCGGAATGGGGAAGCTGAAGAGATTTACTATCGAGGAGGCTTTCAAGAATTGGATCTTGGAAAACTCGAAACATTGGTCATCTGCAACCCTTGTGAAATACAAGAAGGCATCTTCTAGTTTTTTGGAGTTTTTCCCGCCGGAGCGAATCAAGGAGCAGTTGCGAACGATCACGAAAAAGGATGTGGAGGCATGGCACGACAACGAGCTTGCCGAGGGAAAAGGCAAATCTACGGCCGGGACATACTTGAACATCCTTCGCTCCGCCTTCGCTTGGATGGTGAACGAGGATTACATTGCCGAGAATCAACCGAAAAAAGTCACGCTCCGGGGGGCAAGCATATCGGAATCAAGGGAAGCTTTTTCCGACGATGAGGCCCGAGCGATCCTTTCGGTTTGCACGAGGGATTGGCGGGGAGCCGCACTCTTTTCCTCATGGCACTCCATCCGCCTTGGGGATGTGGCAAGGCTCAAATGGGGCAACCTCGATCTCGAAAGGGGCTTTATTAAATACCTCCCTTCCAAGACCCGAAACCTCGATCAAGACCCGCGCCTTTTGGTCATGGCTCAAGACATCCTCCGATGGCTCAAGGATCAAGAGCAGGGAAAGCCGACTGACCCCTTGTTCCCTACGCTTTGCAGTCGCGTCTCGGGAGGACATCAAGGGCTCTCCAACGAGTTTGGCCGGATCATGGCAAAGGCGGGGATTGTGATTCCGCTCGGGCGCGAGAAAAAGGGGAAGGGCCGCCAGTTCCGCAAGAAAAGCTTTCACTCCTTCAAGCATCTATCTCACACGAGAATGCTAGAGGCAGACATTGGCGCGGAGCAAAGGCGACTAATGGGGGGGCACTCGTTAACCTCGACGGCGCATCTTTCCTATCTGCATATGCGGCCAGAATCTCAAACGGCCGCCCTTGCCAAGATCCCGAGCCTTATGGATTCAATGCCGGAGCCCGCGCCGGAGCCCGTCTCCGAGAAGAAACGCCCCGCCCGCCGCAAGGTTCAAGCTGGTTAATCCAAGCCCACGTCGAGCCTTACGGATTTGGCCCCGCCTTTGATTTCCTTCAAAACTCGATCCGCCTCGTTACTATTGCCGAGTCCTTTAAAGTAAAACTTCTCCATAGTGATCTCGTGCCAGATTCCATCTTTCGCCTGAATCCGCCAGATTGAGCGAATAGATTCTGTCGAGTCAGTAGTGTGACCAAACTTGATTGCCACCCTTTCGGCAAGGGCTCCCCAGTTCCTAAAGCTCTCAACCATTGTTTTAATTGGCCCCTTGGCGGGAAGTTGATTCCGCAAATGTTGATAGTCGGGCGAATCTCCGATGAGTTCGTCGAGCTGGCTCCGTGTTACTATCCCATCATTTATTTCAGCACCCTTCCGCGCCTGTGAATCAATATCGGAGAAAGTCACTTTCGCTTCCTCTCTCACCTCCTCAATCGCGCCGCATAGACGATGGAACATCCGGCGCAAATCTCCGTTGCCGCGCGCGGCCGCCGCATCAAGGAGGAGTTGGCAACGCAAGGCAACTTCCTCTTTTTGAGAGATCCTATCCTCTTCGGAAACTGATTGTTTGATCCAAGCCTCAAATCCCGCGGGATCAAGTTTCTTGCCGTTCATCATAATCAAGGGCTTGTCGCCCCGCATCAATGATTCAGAAGAAACGCCCGTTGCCGCCTGTATGCGGCGCGAGAGTTGAAGGTCAAAGCCGCCCTTGCTTCGGCCGTGTTCAATGTTGGCGACTTGGTGGCGTGGAATACCGATTAAATCGGCAAAGGCGGTTTCGGTCATTTGCCCGAGAGCAAATCTCAAGCGGTAGAGGGGATGATCAGATTGCGTGGTTTTCATGTGCTGTATGTAAATACACAAAGCAACAAAAGCAACAACAAATGGTTGTGTATAATACACGCTAAAGGGTACAAATTGGAAATCAGACGAACCAAATTGACCCATGCCACACAATCCTAACCCAAAATACACCACCGCCGCCGTCAAGGCCGCCAGCATCACCGATCCCGAGTTTATCGAGATCCCATCCATGAAGCCGATGTTCGCAATCGGCCGAACCGCGACTTTTGAGTTGATCAAGAGCAAGCGTATCCGCTCCGTCAATCTTCGACGTGAGGGGAAGAGCAAGGGCCGCCGACTGATCGAAGTCGCAAGCGTGAGGCAATACCTCGCCCGCCTCATGAACGAGGGGGGCATCTAATAACCCCCCCCCTCCTCCGTAACAAATTTCCTCCGGCACTTCCGCTGGGGAATAACCAAAAACACCGACGCCATGACAACGAAAACCAAGACACCAAAAAAGCTAGAGTTCCAGCCCTTCACTTGCTGTATCTGCGAGCGGGATATCAAAGGACAAATGGGGAACAATCCCGATCCACTCAACACAATGCCCGAAGCTACTTGTTGCGAGCAATGCAACGATTTTGTGGAGGAAGCCCGCGACCATCAAGGCGCACTCATTGCGGCCGCCAAAGCTGTCGTCGAAATCTTGAAACCGAAATCCAAGAGGACGTATGAGCCGACCAAGAGGGATATCGCCCGTGGATCTATGATCGTTAATGAAGGCTTGGCTTTTAGGGCATGGGTTCAGGAGGCAGTCAAGAATCACGAACTTAAGAAATCCAAGACTGCGATTCACAACGGAAAAAAATCAATCCCTGCATTCTTAATCGGGCAATCTGATCGCCAAGCGCGCCCTTGCTCCCGGTCATTATTGGCCGAGGGCGAGGGCTTCAGTTTGACAAAGGCAACAACTCTATGCAGATCCAACCCGATACAACGTCCCTAGTGTTTAAGCCTTCCGAGGCCGCCCATCTCATACGGGTTCACCGATGCACCATTTACGGAATGATCAAGCGGGGCTCCCTCCCGGCAATCCGTGTCGGAAAAACACTCAGAATCCGTAAAGAGGATTTACAAGCCTTTCTTTCCTAACTCGGAGAGATCCACAAACGCGAAAAGGCGGCCACCCAGCAAGAGAGGCCGCCTTTCGTGAAAACCAGACATATGCCACAGCAAGTCAAACCCCACAGCATCAGCTTCACCCGTCCGGGCCTCACGATGATGCCATTGCAAGCCCCGGCCAAGGAACGATCTTTACCCGCCGCCCTAGACTCAGAAAAGGGCCTTCTCTCTAGCGTTCTACTCTCTCCCGCTTGTCTGGACTCCCTCGAGGGGATCACTCCAAACGATTTCCACCATCCTGCACACGGGACGATCTTCTCGACCATGCTCAGGATGAAGAGGGACGGGAAGCCTATCGAGCTAACTCCCTTAACTCAGGAAATCACGGATCAGGGGCAACTCGAGAATGTCGGCGGGGCATTCTATATTACAGGACTTCAGACCTTCATTCCCACAGCGACGAACGTTTCTTATTTTGCCGAGAAGGTAAGGGAAAAGTCGCGACTCAGGGAGGTGATAGCGGTTGCCGAGCGCAGCATCTCCGCCGCATATGCTGGCGACTATCCACAAGGACAGATTGCCGAACTGGCAAAGATTACAGCGGATAAGGAACTCCGTAATTCGGGACTTACCTTCCGAAGTGTTTCCGAGATCCTAAAAATGACCTTCAACGATGCCGACTTGTATCTAGGCAACGGCTATCTCCAAAAAGGGGGATCTCTTGCGATCATGGGATCAGGCGGAATCGGAAAAAGCCGCCTTGTCATGCAGTTGGCGATTTGCTCCGCCTCGGGGCTTCCTTTCCTTGGATGGCCGACACAAGGCAATCCGAAATGGCTTTTCCTTCAGACTGAGAATGGAAACCGCCGCCTTCACCATGACCTCGCCAAGATGACAAAGACCCTCGGGCCGGATGAAATCGCATTCCTTGACGGAAAGATCGTCTTTCACACCCTGGAGAACTCCCACGATGTTCTGATGCGTCCGTCGAGTGATAAGGCACACAACCGAATTGCCGACGCAATCGAGCAGCATAACCCGGATGTCGTTGTGTTTGATGTTCTCCGTGATTTTGCAATAGGGGACTTGAACAGCGACGATGGGATGAGCCA
The genomic region above belongs to Verrucomicrobiota bacterium and contains:
- a CDS encoding YkgJ family cysteine cluster protein, whose protein sequence is MRRRNPHKTSDPRRDTEEAIAGVRQIYAELKANPPERNCTLLTECCRFQLTGATPVLTKGEALTAAKAVRAAGRKELPKREDGACPLLHPYTSRCMIYEGRPFGCRTHFCEAAGGPYTRKEVTEWIHRLEEIDARIGGDGGRDITVAIRDALEDLK
- a CDS encoding four helix bundle protein, which encodes MNDEKKPAADLSARTKTFALRVIRLYSALPKNTLAQTLGKQVLRSGTSVGANYREANRSRSRNEFIAKIGDCLKELDETAYWLDLLVESDILPLLKTKELSRECDELIAILTTISKRTKASTLHHS
- a CDS encoding NAD(P)/FAD-dependent oxidoreductase, which encodes MKYKSPGNRAFFTHQLIPHTSAFILSLVPHAAPLCHDYLVSTEIPEQYDVIVIGGGGGGMFCAFTAANRGKRVLLLEHNERLGKKIEISGGGRCNFTNINASAENYLSENPDFCKSALARYTPWDFIGLVEKHGIAYHEKKLGQQFCDGSSRQIIGMLESECREAGVRVLSHCDVREVEKRDKFVIHTSRGTFQSDALVMATGGLSFPKLGASDLGYRIARKFGIGVTELRPGLVPLTFQSSEKNFYEPLAGVALLVRITAGGRRFEEAMLFTHRGLSGPAALQISSYWDGTSPLAINLLPEKTDSEAFASTIRSGTTALQSLSKIWPRRFAESWCSRNAPEKPLASCSKEEIERLDASLHGWKQSFSGTEGYPKAEVTCGGIDTGELSSKTMESRKVPGLYFIGEVVDVTGWLGGYNFQWAWASASACGTAI
- a CDS encoding DEAD/DEAH box helicase — its product is MEKHRFDSLGLSPEILKAVAQLGFEEATPIQSAAIPVLMEGGDLVGQSQTGSGKTAAFAIPAIEKVDPASKAVQVLILCPTRELAEQVADEVHRLTAFKRSIHSVPIYGGASYDRQLFELKKGVQIVIGTPGRIIDHLERGTLKLDQLKVAILDEADRMLDMGFRDDIQKILDATPDERQTVFFSATLSGPIKQLISRYSRDAKTVAIERKDVAAPDIEQFFYEIPPRGKTQALIRLVDFHAFRLGIIFCNTQRMVDELADALLAQGFSADRLHGGITQAQRTRVMNKFKNSEFEFLVATDVAARGIDVDALEVVINYDLPHDPEDYVHRIGRTGRAGRKGMAATFVTGRDIYKIQYLEKFTHSRIRRANIPTSSEVEGKRSEQMFGKVQALLASRNFTDQTQFTDRLMEEGFQATEVCSALFSLLLGQSGGEESFSAPKVSGKSEFPIELPDHEGFAQPKGFKKGNFQPRETGIVSPYAAQGSSGGGAKPGFKPAVKPSFKPSFKAPFEKGKPSKFAKGFKKDRGSR
- a CDS encoding sialate O-acetylesterase — translated: MKGICLKSLCASAPLREFFVFLWLSGMGLHADVSMPPIFGDHMVLQQGVTLPVWGSASPGEHVSLSVGNLSEETVADASGKWRITLRPLLSSSAPLVMVINGNNRLELHDVIVGDVWLCAGEANMAFSLSDATVGKESDEKIADEKLRFFQYENTVELKNAHGTQVGTQAVPRKGRWVVCSPESAPAFSAVGYFFARDLRTSHHLPIGMIQCTSEDSPIGSWISQRGLTKPPSISPSPDRETRNSQRGLCFEQLIHPLIPYGIAGIIWYQGESDEGSAALQYRRILPRMIRDWRERWGEGPIPFYFVSQAGFGNEEGSAVESYHAQTGNPALGRALPWLREGTACSLSLPFTGMAQASDLGIADERIPPDKLDVGRRLALLARHRVYGEEIVDSGPLYRGMNVEKGKDGGNDKVRVDFDSVGGGLVLGVSPWKSEGFSPSLVTSLKGFALAGSDRKWFPAQGRIEGDTVLLWSDAVPHPKSVRYGWRGFPKGTLYNKEGLPAAPFRSDTDQPE
- a CDS encoding tyrosine-type recombinase/integrase; translated protein: MFSLMPSVWINPANSRFYACEYIDAHGKRAIRSTKQLNKKDALRVANEWEEFAAAARSGEATRHQAEAVVNRSLEIAGMGKLKRFTIEEAFKNWILENSKHWSSATLVKYKKASSSFLEFFPPERIKEQLRTITKKDVEAWHDNELAEGKGKSTAGTYLNILRSAFAWMVNEDYIAENQPKKVTLRGASISESREAFSDDEARAILSVCTRDWRGAALFSSWHSIRLGDVARLKWGNLDLERGFIKYLPSKTRNLDQDPRLLVMAQDILRWLKDQEQGKPTDPLFPTLCSRVSGGHQGLSNEFGRIMAKAGIVIPLGREKKGKGRQFRKKSFHSFKHLSHTRMLEADIGAEQRRLMGGHSLTSTAHLSYLHMRPESQTAALAKIPSLMDSMPEPAPEPVSEKKRPARRKVQAG
- a CDS encoding helix-turn-helix domain-containing protein, yielding MFKPSEAAHLIRVHRCTIYGMIKRGSLPAIRVGKTLRIRKEDLQAFLS
- a CDS encoding AAA family ATPase; translation: MKTRHMPQQVKPHSISFTRPGLTMMPLQAPAKERSLPAALDSEKGLLSSVLLSPACLDSLEGITPNDFHHPAHGTIFSTMLRMKRDGKPIELTPLTQEITDQGQLENVGGAFYITGLQTFIPTATNVSYFAEKVREKSRLREVIAVAERSISAAYAGDYPQGQIAELAKITADKELRNSGLTFRSVSEILKMTFNDADLYLGNGYLQKGGSLAIMGSGGIGKSRLVMQLAICSASGLPFLGWPTQGNPKWLFLQTENGNRRLHHDLAKMTKTLGPDEIAFLDGKIVFHTLENSHDVLMRPSSDKAHNRIADAIEQHNPDVVVFDVLRDFAIGDLNSDDGMSQTLDAIGQLARHGRSDRSVVVVHHARTGKVAAAGAFGLDRANFGRNSKVLLGWARAVLNIAPLSEDDPELIGLASGKNNDFREIEPMALRLKADHMLYVPDKSVDVAAKIAGLSETGKKVSSVTTSAVVEIVEALHPNGISKTELAGKVMEKGCGRSKAYDLIAAAEAQKQIRFSGKHRGFVSAQKTALIQ